In Halovulum dunhuangense, one genomic interval encodes:
- a CDS encoding heme biosynthesis protein HemY: MIWSIIKILVFIGVAAALTWGASLVLETPGEVRIAFAGREIALSPLGFLIGFVVVMLLAWAILRIVGLLVAVLRFLTGDQTAISRYFDRNRERRGFDALGESLIALATGDARKAQITAQKAERLLDRPELTRLVNAQSAELGGNKDRALAYYKEMLGDDRTRFLGVQGLLRQKLDEGDTDTALRLAEKAFALQPRHGGTIDTLFRLQAQKEDWAGARKTLAAKVRTAALTRDVGRRREAVLSLADARAALARGDEAKAREAAYAANKLSPGFTPAAALAAELHARAGEGRQAARILKKAWTDAPHPDLAAAFAAIEPGETPSARAKRFDPFLKLRADHPEARMVAAELALAAEDFPGARRALGDLAETQPTTRSLALMAAIERGEGAPDSVVRGWLAKALEAPRGEAWVCEACNTAHGSWAPVCEQCQSFDTLSWKLPPAAEEAGSGTAMLPLIVGALQRPEPEPEPAPAPEPKAEAPRRPTPKAEDAEIADAPPAQKAETAKPARPETKPAPQDSDAENDTATPRREPVRTSENLGEL, translated from the coding sequence ATGATCTGGTCCATCATCAAGATCCTCGTGTTCATCGGGGTGGCCGCCGCGCTGACCTGGGGGGCGAGCCTGGTCCTGGAAACCCCGGGCGAGGTGCGCATCGCCTTCGCCGGGCGGGAGATCGCGCTTTCGCCGCTGGGCTTCCTGATCGGCTTCGTGGTGGTGATGCTGCTGGCCTGGGCGATCCTGCGGATCGTCGGGCTGCTGGTCGCGGTGCTGCGGTTCCTGACCGGGGACCAGACGGCGATATCCAGGTATTTCGACCGCAACCGGGAAAGGCGCGGCTTCGACGCGCTGGGCGAGAGCCTGATCGCGCTGGCGACGGGGGACGCGCGCAAGGCGCAGATCACCGCGCAAAAGGCGGAGCGGCTGCTGGACCGGCCGGAACTCACGCGGCTGGTGAACGCGCAGTCGGCGGAGCTGGGCGGCAACAAGGACCGGGCGCTGGCCTATTACAAGGAGATGCTGGGCGACGACCGGACGCGGTTCCTGGGCGTGCAGGGGCTGTTGCGCCAGAAGCTGGACGAGGGCGACACCGACACCGCGCTGAGGCTGGCCGAGAAGGCGTTCGCGTTGCAGCCGCGCCATGGCGGGACGATCGACACGCTGTTCCGGCTGCAGGCGCAGAAGGAGGATTGGGCCGGCGCGCGCAAGACGCTGGCGGCCAAGGTGCGGACCGCGGCGCTGACCAGGGATGTCGGCCGCAGGCGCGAGGCGGTGCTGTCGCTGGCCGATGCCCGCGCGGCACTTGCGCGTGGCGACGAGGCCAAGGCGCGCGAGGCGGCCTATGCCGCCAACAAGCTGTCGCCGGGCTTTACCCCGGCCGCGGCGCTGGCGGCGGAGCTGCACGCCAGGGCGGGCGAGGGGCGGCAGGCGGCGCGCATCCTGAAGAAGGCCTGGACCGACGCGCCGCACCCCGACCTGGCGGCCGCCTTTGCCGCGATCGAGCCCGGAGAGACGCCTTCCGCACGCGCCAAGCGCTTCGATCCGTTCCTGAAGCTGCGCGCCGACCACCCCGAGGCACGGATGGTCGCGGCCGAACTGGCGCTTGCGGCCGAGGATTTCCCGGGGGCGCGCCGCGCGCTGGGCGACCTGGCGGAAACGCAGCCCACGACGCGCAGCCTGGCGCTGATGGCCGCGATCGAGCGGGGCGAGGGCGCGCCCGACAGCGTGGTGCGCGGCTGGCTGGCCAAGGCGCTGGAGGCCCCGCGCGGCGAGGCCTGGGTCTGCGAAGCCTGCAACACCGCCCATGGCAGCTGGGCGCCGGTGTGCGAGCAGTGCCAGTCCTTCGACACGCTGAGCTGGAAACTGCCCCCGGCCGCCGAGGAGGCCGGCAGCGGCACCGCGATGCTGCCGCTGATCGTGGGCGCGCTGCAGCGGCCCGAACCCGAGCCCGAGCCTGCCCCTGCCCCCGAGCCGAAGGCGGAGGCGCCGCGGCGCCCGACCCCCAAGGCCGAGGACGCCGAGATCGCCGACGCGCCCCCCGCGCAGAAGGCCGAGACCGCGAAACCGGCGAGGCCCGAGACCAAGCCCGCGCCGCAGGACAGCGACGCGGAAAACGACACGGCGACACCGCGGCGGGAACCGGTGCGCACCTCGGAGAACCTGGGCGAGTTGTGA
- a CDS encoding COG4223 family protein, with product MAKSPQDSEKPTDPEEKDAATGLPETGLPETGLSGIGLSGTGLPETPKDDADTGGDAVAGDASDGDAPRRAGDDDADAAEERRAALDAALAASPLVASGAAPASAEPAPAGGGARDQDAHDHDEESHRSLASKALTGLILLLVGGALALWAGPRVAPHLPSGLGAVKAWLMPGEAMSVQRIAEVEAALSARIDGIAAGIDADTAAAQAEAAAAAVEARLEERLAALADQVAAADSASIESRLATVEGRLEGLAAELASVETGAAAPAALGEADLAVIEGLRAELGALADRQGAISQRIDDVEAAVARRLSEAEAEVAAAEEAATTVRSAALSEAALTAMRAALGSGEPYAEALASFEENSGAAVPEGLRASAEGGVATLGTLRTAFADAAHQAIRAVIRAEGGSGLAGRFGAFLEAQVATRSLTPQEGSDADAILSRAEDALRRDNLTAALDELGALPEPALAAMEGWIARAEARLAAQAGLAELSAAGAVN from the coding sequence ATGGCGAAATCACCCCAAGACAGCGAAAAGCCCACCGATCCCGAGGAGAAGGACGCAGCGACCGGACTTCCGGAGACTGGCCTTCCGGAGACTGGCCTTTCCGGGATTGGCCTTTCCGGGACTGGCCTGCCCGAAACGCCGAAGGACGACGCGGATACCGGCGGGGATGCGGTGGCCGGGGACGCGTCGGATGGCGATGCGCCCCGGCGTGCCGGGGATGATGACGCGGACGCGGCCGAAGAGCGTCGGGCGGCGCTGGACGCGGCGCTTGCCGCGTCGCCCCTGGTCGCAAGCGGGGCCGCGCCTGCGTCGGCGGAACCGGCCCCCGCGGGCGGCGGCGCGCGGGACCAGGACGCGCATGACCATGACGAGGAAAGCCACCGCTCGCTGGCGTCGAAGGCGCTGACCGGGCTTATCCTGCTGCTGGTGGGCGGGGCGCTGGCGCTGTGGGCCGGGCCGCGCGTGGCGCCGCACCTGCCCTCGGGGCTGGGGGCGGTGAAGGCGTGGCTGATGCCCGGCGAGGCGATGAGCGTTCAGCGCATCGCGGAAGTCGAGGCGGCGCTTTCCGCGCGGATCGACGGGATCGCGGCCGGGATCGACGCGGACACCGCGGCGGCGCAGGCCGAGGCCGCCGCGGCGGCGGTGGAGGCGCGGCTTGAAGAGCGGCTGGCGGCGCTGGCCGACCAGGTCGCGGCCGCCGACAGCGCCAGCATCGAAAGCCGGCTTGCGACTGTCGAGGGGCGGCTGGAGGGGCTGGCGGCGGAGCTGGCCTCTGTCGAGACGGGGGCCGCGGCGCCCGCCGCGCTGGGCGAGGCGGACCTGGCGGTGATCGAGGGGCTGCGCGCGGAGCTTGGCGCGCTGGCCGATCGGCAGGGCGCGATTTCCCAGCGGATCGACGATGTGGAGGCGGCGGTCGCGCGCCGCCTGTCCGAAGCCGAGGCCGAGGTGGCCGCCGCCGAGGAAGCGGCGACGACGGTGCGCTCGGCGGCATTGAGCGAGGCGGCGCTGACCGCGATGCGGGCGGCGCTGGGCTCGGGCGAGCCCTATGCCGAGGCGCTGGCCTCGTTCGAGGAAAACAGCGGCGCGGCGGTGCCCGAGGGGCTGCGTGCCAGCGCCGAGGGCGGGGTCGCGACGCTGGGCACGCTGCGCACGGCTTTTGCCGATGCGGCGCACCAGGCGATCCGGGCCGTGATCCGGGCCGAGGGCGGCTCGGGGCTGGCCGGGCGTTTCGGCGCCTTCCTCGAGGCGCAGGTGGCGACGCGGTCGCTGACGCCGCAGGAGGGATCTGACGCCGACGCGATCCTCAGCCGGGCCGAGGATGCGCTGCGCCGGGACAACCTGACGGCGGCGCTGGACGAGTTGGGCGCCCTGCCAGAGCCGGCGCTTGCCGCGATGGAGGGCTGGATCGCCCGCGCCGAGGCGCGGCTGGCCGCACAAGCCGGGCTGGCGGAATTGTCCGCCGCCGGCGCCGTGAACTGA
- a CDS encoding uroporphyrinogen-III synthase — MSAQHAPRPRLLIPRPAGQAEAFAETVEAEFPGRFEIVAVPLMEIRFRDAPPDMAGVTDLVFSSANGVAGFLRLSAIRGLRAHCVGPATTGAALEAGFRAAMAGASAAELTARLSALPADPGRRFLHLRGAHAAADLAGALRAAGHDAAEAVIYDQVAVPLADEVVHGLRDGLFDTVMLFSPRSARLLAEAAGAAGIPRATRLLCISDAVARVFPGHACAVAARPDAAAMLALLAEARD, encoded by the coding sequence ATGAGCGCGCAACATGCCCCTCGGCCCCGGCTGCTGATCCCGCGCCCCGCGGGGCAGGCCGAGGCGTTCGCCGAGACGGTCGAGGCGGAGTTTCCGGGGCGCTTCGAGATCGTCGCCGTGCCCCTGATGGAGATCCGTTTCCGCGATGCGCCGCCCGACATGGCGGGGGTGACGGACCTGGTGTTTTCGTCGGCCAACGGGGTTGCGGGGTTTCTGCGCCTGAGCGCCATCCGGGGCCTGCGCGCGCATTGCGTCGGGCCTGCCACGACCGGGGCGGCGCTGGAGGCGGGGTTCCGGGCCGCGATGGCGGGGGCGTCGGCGGCGGAACTGACGGCGCGGCTGTCGGCGCTGCCAGCCGATCCGGGGCGGCGGTTCCTGCACCTGCGCGGCGCCCATGCGGCGGCGGACCTGGCCGGGGCGTTGCGCGCCGCGGGCCATGACGCGGCCGAGGCGGTGATCTACGACCAGGTCGCGGTGCCGCTGGCCGACGAGGTGGTGCACGGGCTGCGCGACGGGCTGTTCGATACGGTGATGCTGTTCTCGCCGCGCAGTGCCCGGCTTCTGGCCGAGGCGGCGGGCGCGGCGGGCATTCCGCGGGCGACCCGGCTTCTGTGCATCAGCGACGCGGTGGCGCGGGTGTTTCCGGGTCACGCCTGCGCGGTGGCCGCCCGGCCGGATGCCGCGGCGATGCTGGCGTTGCTGGCCGAGGCACGGGACTGA
- the tsaD gene encoding tRNA (adenosine(37)-N6)-threonylcarbamoyltransferase complex transferase subunit TsaD — MPGPNPTPGLCLGIESSCDETAAAVVGADRRILSSIIFDQTLLHADFGGVVPEIAARAHAERVDICVAQALSRAGVTLDDIDLISVTAGPGLIGGVLSGVMCARAISAARGIPHLGVNHLAGHALTPRLTDGIAFPYLMLLVSGGHCQFLAVDGPRAFRRLGGTIDDAPGEAFDKTAKLLGLGYPGGPLVEKEAAQGDPARFDFPRPLLDRPGCDMSFSGLKTALRRARDLIVAEKGGLTRQDRADLCAGFQAAVAEVLAEKTARALAEFGRPGGVLAVAGGVAANTAIRTALTGVCDRAGARFLAPPLALCTDNAAMIAWAGLEQWADGARPDAAMVARPRWPLDAGAEPLLGSGKKGAKA; from the coding sequence ATGCCCGGCCCCAACCCCACCCCCGGTCTCTGCCTCGGCATCGAGAGCAGCTGCGACGAGACCGCCGCCGCGGTCGTGGGCGCGGACCGGCGCATCCTGTCCTCGATCATCTTCGACCAGACACTGCTTCATGCCGATTTCGGTGGCGTGGTGCCGGAAATCGCCGCCCGCGCGCATGCGGAACGCGTGGACATCTGCGTGGCCCAGGCGCTGTCGCGGGCCGGCGTCACCCTCGACGACATCGACCTGATTTCCGTGACCGCCGGGCCGGGGCTGATCGGCGGCGTGCTGTCGGGCGTGATGTGCGCCCGCGCGATATCCGCCGCACGCGGCATCCCGCATCTCGGCGTGAACCACCTTGCGGGCCACGCGCTTACCCCGCGCCTGACCGACGGGATCGCCTTTCCCTACCTGATGCTGCTCGTCTCGGGCGGGCATTGCCAGTTCCTCGCCGTCGATGGACCCCGCGCCTTCCGCAGGCTTGGCGGCACCATCGACGATGCCCCCGGCGAGGCGTTCGACAAGACCGCCAAGCTGCTCGGCCTCGGCTATCCCGGCGGCCCGCTGGTCGAGAAAGAGGCAGCCCAGGGCGATCCCGCCCGCTTCGACTTCCCGCGCCCGCTGCTGGACCGCCCCGGCTGCGACATGAGCTTTTCGGGGCTCAAGACCGCGCTGCGCCGCGCCCGCGACCTGATCGTGGCGGAAAAGGGCGGGCTGACCCGTCAGGACCGCGCCGATCTCTGCGCCGGCTTCCAGGCCGCCGTGGCCGAGGTGCTGGCCGAAAAGACCGCCCGCGCGCTGGCCGAATTCGGCCGCCCCGGCGGCGTGCTCGCGGTGGCGGGCGGCGTTGCCGCCAACACCGCGATCCGCACCGCGCTGACCGGGGTCTGCGACCGCGCCGGCGCCCGCTTCCTCGCGCCGCCGCTCGCGCTGTGCACCGACAACGCCGCGATGATCGCCTGGGCCGGTCTGGAACAATGGGCCGACGGCGCGCGCCCCGACGCCGCCATGGTCGCCCGCCCGCGCTGGCCGCTCGATGCCGGGGCAGAGCCGCTGCTGGGGTCCGGCAAGAAGGGGGCCAAGGCATGA
- a CDS encoding NAD(P)H-dependent glycerol-3-phosphate dehydrogenase produces the protein MRPVAVLGAGAFGTALAIVWARAGLDVRLVARPETAPLLQAARENQRALPAIRFPYTLQTLSSPENLPSDSILVLAVPAQATGAYLAQHAATLPPGAPLVLAAKGIDLDSGALLTDVAARHWPDSEIAVLSGPGFAAELAAGLPTALTLAARDTGLAGTLQTALSTPELRLYRSTDRIGVQLGGALKNVIAIACGICIGAGLGDSARAALMTRGYAEMLRLGLALGGDARSFQGLSGLGDLALTATSGKSRNFAAGLAIGAGHQPERGRTIEGLATARAVVSMARKLGLELPVAEATVAVLDGRLGIDAAMEGLLTRPLKEET, from the coding sequence ATGAGGCCCGTCGCGGTGCTGGGCGCGGGCGCCTTCGGCACCGCGCTTGCCATCGTCTGGGCGCGCGCGGGGCTCGACGTGCGGCTGGTCGCACGGCCCGAAACCGCGCCGCTGTTGCAGGCCGCGCGCGAGAACCAGCGCGCGCTGCCTGCCATACGCTTTCCATACACTTTGCAGACGCTTTCCAGCCCCGAAAACCTGCCCTCCGACAGCATCCTCGTGCTCGCCGTTCCGGCCCAGGCGACGGGCGCCTATCTGGCGCAGCACGCCGCCACCCTGCCCCCCGGCGCACCGCTGGTGCTGGCCGCCAAGGGCATCGACCTGGACAGCGGCGCGCTGCTGACCGACGTGGCCGCAAGGCATTGGCCCGACAGCGAAATCGCCGTTCTCAGCGGCCCCGGCTTCGCCGCCGAACTGGCCGCCGGACTGCCCACCGCCCTGACGCTGGCCGCCCGCGATACGGGCCTGGCAGGGACCCTGCAAACCGCCCTCTCCACCCCCGAACTGCGCCTCTACCGCTCCACCGACCGCATCGGCGTCCAGCTCGGAGGCGCCCTGAAGAACGTCATAGCCATAGCCTGCGGCATCTGCATCGGCGCCGGCCTCGGCGACAGCGCGCGCGCCGCGCTGATGACCCGTGGCTACGCCGAAATGTTGAGGCTGGGCCTTGCTTTAGGCGGCGATGCGCGCAGTTTCCAGGGCCTGTCGGGCCTTGGCGATCTGGCGCTGACAGCCACCTCCGGCAAAAGCCGCAACTTCGCCGCGGGCCTTGCCATCGGCGCGGGGCACCAGCCGGAACGGGGCCGCACCATCGAGGGGTTGGCGACCGCCCGCGCCGTGGTGAGCATGGCCCGCAAGCTGGGGCTGGAACTGCCCGTGGCCGAGGCGACGGTCGCCGTTCTCGATGGCCGGCTTGGCATCGACGCGGCGATGGAAGGACTGCTGACCCGACCCCTGAAAGAGGAAACCTGA